In Podarcis muralis chromosome 7, rPodMur119.hap1.1, whole genome shotgun sequence, the genomic stretch gagctgggcaTCCAAGAGCATCTGAATcagcacaggttccccaccccctctttatCAACTGAGCTGCAATAAGGGCAGAAAGCACCTTTCCAAACCCCAGCACAGCAGAAAGCAGCACAACACATCCTCCACAGCAACTCTCTCAGGCACAAGTCTCTAGGTCACATCTAGCATGTCCAACGgatgccagatgcagcttatgaATTTAGAAGGTGACAACGGCGGAAGTGTCAGAGGGAGAGTTTCTAGAAATATCAAGCAGCTCAAGAGAACAGTCTGAGGGCACGTGACACAGCTTGCGCTTCAGAAAGCAAGCAGGGTTTCTTTTTGGCCTTTAAACTCCCAGAAAGGAGCAGCCCTCTGGCACCAGGCATAGTCTTCAGGACGAAGAAGGGAGAGGCAACAAGGAGACGAGGCACAAACCTGCAGCGCTCCGATGGCAGCACTCTGGAACCGCAGGTCTGTCTTGAAGTCCTGAGCGATTTCACGAACCAGACGCTGGAATGGCAACTTGCGGATCAGCAATTCTGTGGATTTCTGGTACCGCCGGATCTCTCGCAGTGCCACGGTGCCAGGCCTGGGAGAAatgacagtcatacctcatgttacgtttgcttcatgttacgttttttcaggttgcatcccacagcgacccggaagtaccggaaagggttacttctgagtttcgccgctcgtgcatacgtgcaaaatgacatcacacgcatgcacaaAAGCGGTGAATTGCAAACTGCGTGTGTGCaaacgcgccgctgcgggttgcgttcttttcatgttgcgaacgggcctccagaacggatcctgttcgcaaccagaggtgccactgtatagggaaATAGCAGTCATCTCCCTCCAACCTTGCTAACGCAGCCAGAGGTCATGAGGATGGAGGGAAACAGGGTAGAGAAACTGAGCAGCAACCCCTCCTTCCCAAATCCCCAGCACCATGACAGCTTTGGAGAGCACTTTTACTTGATGCTAGGGGCTGACCAGATTGTAGGCTTGAGAGCAGTTGCCTGGCTTCTCTGTgctccccaccctaccccaccatGTACTGGCCAAAAAACTGAGCTGCTATCGAGTGCCTGTTCCAAATACCTGTAACGGTGAGGTTTCTTCACTCCACCAGTGGACGGTGCACTTTTCCGGGCGGCTTTGGTGGCCAGCTGCTTTCGAGGAGCTTTCCCGCCAGTGGATTTACGGGCAGTCTGCTTGGTACGGGCCATCCTGGGTGGTCCTTAAGCTGCAAGAAACCTGCTAAGGGAATGGAGTGCAGATGAATTTATGGGGAAACAGGGACACTTTTGATAGCTCTGTGTCCAATTTGCACTGTAAGGTACTACACACTAGCAACTCTGGGGCCTTGGGCTCAGTTTACAAACCCCATTTCATGGTAAAAACATCTATGAAcagaatgcagtggtacctcgggttaagtacttaattcgttccggaggtccgttcttaacctgaaactgttcttaacttgaagcaccactttagctaatggggcctcctgctgccaccgcgccgccggaacacgatttctgttctcatcctgaagcaaagttcttaacccgaggtaatatttctgggttagcggagtctgtaacctgaagcgtatgtaacctgtggtaccactgtacatttataaaaaaggggggaaacctctAGATTTTCAGTGAACATTCCCCAAAACCAGAAAGCACAACCCTGTCAATAACAGAAGCTAGGTTTTGGAAGGAACCTAATGGGCTATCCATAGCAGCACCCCAGAAGAACCACCTGCTGTATATATGACTCCTCAATTTTGTCCAAAAGCCTGATGCATCATCTTCAATCGTAGCTTCTTTAAGCAATTCAGGTGCCTTATTCAGCTGCCTGAACCAATTCAGTTTGGCTATCTAGCCAGCACAGTAGACGGTATCAAGAGAACTGTTGAAGCTTTAGCAGATGGACACATGACATGCCGAGCCCCACTTTCTCTGGAAACTTATTTCAACACCTGATAAAGtcctaaatttaaaatatttacatgaTGCATTACCTATATCTACTTTTTTGTCATTTCATCTGAGGCACATATGCATTTAACAGTCGAAAGAGCAGGAGCCTTAAAGTTCACTTGCATAGAAAGATGAAGTGCGGGAGAAATATAAAGCTTTACACTAGCAGTAAAGTAGTTCTTGCTGTCTACACCGACACCACAGTAGGATGTGAACTACTCCTGTTTACTTGTATCTGCACCTACAGAGATTAATTACTTCAGTCAGGAAAAGAAAAAGCCCTTCTGGGAGCGCAAGTAGTTTTTCTTCTGATCAGAAATCACTTAAGTCGGCAGTGTCTGGCATTATACACGGGGACATGCAAAAAGAGGGTCTAATTAAAGAACATATCTCATTCGTGTGTCTCAGCTCCACAATATATTCCCTCTGTTTCACCCTTTGTCATACATGCTGCTCCACAGACCTTTCCCTCTGctcctccccctttaaaaaatcaaGCAGGCATCAGCTAacataagactgcaatcctatacttggaagtaagtttcaTGGAACTCAATCTTACTTCTGAAAATGCACAGATAGGCTTACACGGTAAAAACCAGAAGGCCCAAGAAATGCATCTGCCATATTTTAATACAGAGAATTACTTTAATACAGAGCATTAATTTCCAgaggtctgttgcagcaaaacaatAATCTTGTGGCACCCTAAAGGCTTATGGTTGCAGCCATTGCtagtcatactcaagagtagactcaatgaaattaatgggTATGACTAACATGGGTTTATTATTAATTAGGTACCTTATTTATGTGATTGCAAGCtgtttcaaattgtttttaatattatgttttaattggtATAACCTGCCCTAGTACCTGAGAGTGAAGGGCGGGTAATaaactataataataaaaataatgaattttAATCGGTCTACTCCGGGTGGAACTTACTTGGATACAACTCTTAAAAATTATTATGGCAGAAACTTTCATGGTGTTAGAATTCACTTTATTAGACGCAGTAACTTTTCCCAGTAGGAAAAGGTCAGAGAAAAGTCAGCAGGAAAACAACTTAAGACAACACTTCCTAGCTTCCTAATTCTGGGAGAGAGTAAAAACTAGCAAGGATGCAGTATTGGAGAGGGAAACACTGTATGAAGAAACTAATCAAATGGCAGTAATGGCTCTGAATCAGAATCTGGTTCTGTAACATTGCTGGCATTCATTATTCCTCAATGAACAATTACTGGGTGTGAGAATGTGGATGTTTTGTAGAAGCCATGCTTCCTTGCTCATATCTCAGTTCTATTCTGGATTCAAAACCTCTACCTTCACTGCTAGAAATAAAAAGTAACATTAGACATGCTGAATTCAAAGAGCTTCCTAAACTATCTCCAGTATTTGTAAAGCAATCTCACAAATATAAATTAAGACCACAAAACATAAAAACCTTAACAACAACCAATGCTACAATATTATTTTTATACTTCTACATTCTCTGGGGTGAAAAAAATCTGCTATCAAAGTGCACAAGCAAATTTATAGttttttaatttctaaaataCCTGAGGGGTGAAGAACCTAGCCAAACCAACTGTTTCgccttcaagtgtgtgtgtgtgtgtgtgtgtgtgtgtgagagagagagagagagagagagagagagagagagagagagaacacgaaCAATATTGTGTGAACAGCAGTGGGAGAGCACCGCACCTGGCTCACAGTGAAAATAGCCTGCACCTGGCTCAAATTCATCAAGGCTGTAATTCATCTAAGTAAACTTGTTCAGGATTGCACTATAtccgcaccaccaccaccccagcaaaaaaccccaaaaaaaccttcCATTACCACTTACAAACGGCTTTAAAATCCTAGACACATACTGTGTCTAGAGaccgagccttatgaggaatcctggaaaagaggagactgagaagagattctataagccatcttcaaatatattaagggctgccacatggaagatggagcaagcttgctagCTCCTGCTCTGGATGGCAGGACGCCaacaaatggcttcaagttaaataagaaaggagatttcaactaaacatcaggaagaactttctgacagtaagagcagatTGATGGTGGAACAGTCACCCCCCTGGTCTGGATGAGGTTGGTGGAGGCAGTTCCCCATTCGCCCTAACTGGACATAGTCTCCACAGCTGATTCTGTAAAACCTAACTTTAGAAAAACCAGAGTTAGCAGCAAGGCCAAAGAAAAGGAGCCGCCTGTCGTCATTAGGTGgtcctggcaaacagaagaggCAGTTGCCATGGTAACCACAGCCCCCCTCCACATCCCCTTCTGGTGGGTGGGGAGCACGTGCAGTAAAAACAttaggaaagcgggggggggggttgttgtttgttCACAGGGAGGGGCTGCGATGACCTCTGGGAACAGGAAGCATTGGGGCGGCTCCATGGCCAGGACACCTGGGGAACACCTAGGAGCCACACCGCAAATGGACTACACGCCCCAGGAGCCTTTGCGGAGACCGCTTCCTCCTATTGGCTGCCCGGAGTCAGGTGGCATAAAAGCACTCCCCCCACCCACACCCGCAGGCCGCAGAAGCCTTTCTTCCCGACTGGCCAGCGCGCGGCCGGCCAATTGGTTTGTAACCCGGGAgagcaaaagggggagggggagggcacaGAAAAATGCTCCTCGGCGATTGACACCGGCTGCCGACCAATCCCATCCCGAGCTCCCTCAGGGGTTTCGGGCCTATCAGCGAAGCGGCCGTCACCCTCGCTCTTTCAGCCAATAGGCGGCGGGATGCAGACGGAAGGCGGGACTTGGCGTCTAAGCGTTggcgtgtgggggggggggagagaaatgaaggAGCGAAGGCATCGCCTCAGACGACCTCGGTTTCCAGTTGCCCCCCTTTACTTCCCTCCCCTCACCCAACAGGACAAGAGCGCGCGGGGAGCGGGGTTCGGCCGGCGGCCCCTCGCGGCGTTTTCGTTACCTGAGCTGTTACGCCTCGCGCTTCAGCGGCCGTTGGTGCCGTTTGGTCGTCCCGCGGCGGCGCTCGCGCTGCTCTCCgctcccttcccgcttttcccgCCAGCCCCAACAGAAAATGGCGGGTTCCAGGGCCAGGCTATTTAACCATCATGCAACGGGGCTGGagcggggtgggggagggggagggaacggCTGGAAGAAGCGGCGGGTCGGCTGAGGTGAACGAGGCTCCTCGGGAGCCATCTTGCGCGCCTCGCCGACGCCTCAGCGAGGCCCTCTCCGCCTCTGCTCCCGCACGGAGAGCCCCAGAAAGAGAAAGCCATGAAACGCCAGGGTTTCCTTCCACATTTCACATATAGCAACGGTTGCCCTCGCCACAAATATCTAGCCGTCGTCTAAAAGAAGCTGCTCTGGTGCAGACTATATAGACACTATAAATTGTGCCAAAAGCAATGTGTTTTAATGGAGCTGTGCCCAGCCAAGCCATGCTCCATTCTTCCAGCAGAATGGTCGGTTTACATGCGAGTCGAACTGAGTCTCTCTCGCATGTGGTTCTGAAATAATCGCCTCAACGCGTTTTGTAACAAAAAATCACACCTGTAATAATATCAAAGGAATGCGAACTGCAGTTGCGCAGAATTGGGCCTATGTGGATCACGTCCACAgcaacttaaaatattttttgttgcaGCATGGGTAAACGATCACTCTTTGTTCACAATCATCGTCGTGATCTCAAATAATTTGATTTCCATAGGATCCTCACCACAGATTCCATGGAATCCTAAATGGATTCTGTGCCATGTGGAAAGAGTAAAATTGCACACTAGTGAACTTACCATAAGCAATTGGACATCATGTTTCCTCAGGAACAAACTTTGTGGTTTTAGGTCAGTGGCAGGTCATTCGAATCTTTTGTCTGTTCTAGTCTTTGTTAACTACTGGATTTGCTTTTAGGTGAACATGGATAGAAACAAGCAGGGTGGCTGCAATTCTAAGAGCGTATACTAGGGAGCAAGTCCCATCAGGACTTAGACCTGCTTAAAAACACATGGGACTGAATTGTACACAGCAAACATTTATGGTTTGGCAGGCAACTATAAAAAGAGGAAACTCCTACAGAAATAAGAGGCTGTTGGTATGTGAAAAACTCTTAATTAACAGAAACTGCAGCTTGATTCTTTACATTAAATGCACGCACACGTCATTgagaaaaaaccaaaaaactatGGGACTCTTAAGTGTACTGCTTGACAGCAGTTTCCCTAACAGCAGAGGGGGAAGAGCGGTGGGTCTCAGGCGGTTTTGGTCTCAACTTGGTTTATTGCGACGGGAAATTCACATTTTTTAGTAaacctatattccaaacaaagccctatattccaaacaaagtgcttgattaacctggaggtaggctgtatgaactctgtattgatttgtaatgttttgttggtctctggaccgtaataaagatttattacctctggaccgtaataaagattgttgttgttgttgtttagtaaacctgtattcttcccttcctcccaaagaagctcAGGACATTAACATCCACAGAGAGGTCCCTGCAGTTGAAGTGGCTCAGGAATTCATAGCTTCCgtgacaaccatggggctgtctcagTTTATATCCAGACCTTCTCATGTTGCAGAACACTCTTGGCTTGGTCTTTTGTCAGTTGGAGGCAGGGAATGGAAGCAGGGGGCTGAAGCCCCTAGCAGCTTATATCGTACTATATAGTATAGTAGGTAGGTGGGTTTTTGGCATCAAGGGGGATATGCACCAGGAGGTTAGAAAACTCCTCACCCTATCGTATGTGGAGCTTTTCTGAGGGAGAGGAAAAATACTCTGTTCCCCCCCTTTCCTATTCTAAAGACATTCCCCAGCCCCCTATCTTGCAATCTAATGCTTAGGTTTTGAACTGGCTACTAGCCCTTTGGAGCTTAGAAAGGGGGAAAGCTAATTCCTTAGCCCTGAACCACAGCATTCTGTAAAGCTTTACTTACAGGCTAGTGGGATCATTGTTGCTGGAGTGTGGGAACAAGCCACATAATTTACATTATGCTCCCCCACCCTACACCCTTGCTGCTAATACTAAATATAATGCATCTGTATTTCTTTCTGCTTCCCCCACTGACCCCTCCATTCTTGTTATTCTGTTTGCAAGCAATCCACAGGCATTTAGCAGATTGCATCTTTTTCACATAGCATcaaagaattgtaaagttggaagggaccctgagggtcattagTACAActgtctgcaatgcaggaaactcagctaaagaatccacgACAaattaacctctgcttaaagacctaaggggtaagggatgcgggtggcgctgtgggtaaaagcctcagcgcctagggcttgccgatcgaaaggttggcggttcgaatccccgtggcggggtgcgctcccgctgctcggtcccagcgcctgccaacctagcagttcgaaagcacccccgggtgcaagtagataaatagggaccgcttaccagcgggaaggtaaacggcgtttccctgtgctgcgctggctctccagatgcagctttgtcacactggccacgtgacccggaagtgtctccggacagcgctggccctcggcctcttgagtgagatgggcgcacaaccctagagtctgtcaagactggcccgtacgggcaggggtacctttacctttacctttaaagacctaagggagactgttccactgtcaaatagctcttaatgtcagaaagttttccccctgatgtttagttggaatctccttatCACTTGGATCCATCAATTCgggccctaccctctggagcagcagaaaagatgcttgttccctcttccatgtgacagcctttgagatagatggctatcatgtctcttTCCCGGACTTAACATACCCAGCTCATTCAAGCATTCttcctaaggcttggtttccagacccttgatcatcttggtcccctcctctgcacatgttccgcCTTGCCAACATCCTTAAATTTATTGCTACTTGTTGCACGCTTCACACAGAGCAAGGAAATTAACTTATAAAAAAGGACTAGCTACTGTGTAGAGGATTCTTTTTTTAGACGAGAGAGGGAAGACTTGGCAACTTCCCAAGGCAGTTCTCTGCCTCAACATTTGCAATGTCTGGTTCAAATATTTTTCATCTAATTTGCGGGTTGAGAGGAGCAATGTTGGACCCCTGCCAAATGTCTCAATGTGTAACAGATACTTGGATGATCTCTGGTGGATGTTAGCTGTAAACAGTGAGCAAAACCAAAAACTATCAAAAGCCACTGTGGGCCAACAGCAGCAGTAAGGGATGGAATTATATAGTGCCACTATTTTCATAAGATATCCACTTAAGCCCCTATTGAGCAGTGCAAACTATTCTAAATGAGCCTAGCAACTCTGTTTTCAGCACAGAACTTTACATAAGGAACAAAGCTGACTAGTTTCTTGCTTTTGCTTGTTTGGAGTTCCTGACGTTGGACTGAGAATGTTTGGTACGGATTGTTTGCGCCAATATTTTAAATTATGAATTGCCCTGAGAGTGACAGATGAAGGGcgctgtacaaatttaataactagTAACAGCTTGCTCCTTCACCCCCGTGACCACCATCTCAAGTTTAGGACACACAGCTCTCTACAGATCACTGTGAAAAGACCGTGCACATCTATTGAAACGCCCCTGAACTATATAGACCGTTGCGCTCTCACAACAGCTACTTCTTTTAAATCTAAATGCCATGCTTTGTTTCCCATTTCCATGCTGTCTTGTTGGGTCCTAGAATTTTTTCCACATGCCATTCTCTCATCCCATGACTTCCTGTTGAAGTTCAGTGCCTTCTGCACAGCAGCCA encodes the following:
- the LOC114603291 gene encoding histone H3.3A; this translates as MARTKQTARKSTGGKAPRKQLATKAARKSAPSTGGVKKPHRYRPGTVALREIRRYQKSTELLIRKLPFQRLVREIAQDFKTDLRFQSAAIGALQEASEAYLVGLFEDTNLCAIHAKRVTIMPKDIQLARRIRGERA